A window of Bufo gargarizans isolate SCDJY-AF-19 chromosome 9, ASM1485885v1, whole genome shotgun sequence contains these coding sequences:
- the SPOUT1 gene encoding putative methyltransferase C9orf114 homolog, with the protein MAEKRPRLEQEPEKKVNWRKHKEQRREQKKQWREAKLLKELEKAQLQKRKETEKLEQEKEVKKASQGRLYTVSVALPGSIMENAQSPELRTYLAGQIARACAIHCVDEVVIFDENDEGSKSVEGEFEGVGKKGHGCVQLARILQYLECPQYLRKSFFPKHPDLQFAGLLNPLDSPHHVRIDEESKYREGVVLDRPIKPGKGSFVNCGMRKEVQIDKQLQAGVRVTVQMQPENPDRKVRKGIVVSPQHPRTEDAIYWGYRVRLASCLSAVFTECPFKDGYDLTIGTSERGSSVEDVALPDFRHALVVFGGLRGLEASVDSDQNLEIEEPSILFNHYLNTCPGQGSRTIRTEEAILISLTALKPRIESAVQKIKDG; encoded by the exons ATGGCGGAGAAGAGACCGAGGCTGGAGCAG GAACCTGAAAAGAAAGTAAACTGGAGAAAACATAAGGAACAAA GAAGAGAGCAGAAAAAACAATGGAGAGAAGCGAAATTGCTGAAAGAGTTAGAAAAGGCGCAACTGCAGAAACGGAAAGAAACCGAGAAACTGGAGCAGGAGAAAGAAGTGAAAAAGGCATCACAAG GTCGTCTGTATACAGTGAGTGTGGCATTGCCTGGTTCCATTATGGAGAACGCCCAGTCCCCGGAGCTGCGCACGTACCTGGCCGGCCAGATCGCTCGGGCGTGTGCTATTCATTGTGTGGACGAGGTAGTGATATTTGATGAGAATGACGAAGGATCAAA AAGCGTGGAGGGGGAGTTTGAAGGAGTTGGCAAAAAAGGCCACGGCTGTGTGCAGCTGGCACGCATACTGCAGTACCTGGAGTGCCCGCA GTACTTAAGAAAGTCATTCTTCCCCAAACATCCAGATCTGCAGTTTGCAG GGCTTCTGAACCCCCTGGACAGTCCTCATCATGTGAGAATTGATGAAGAGTCTAAGTACCGGGAGGGAGTCGTGTTAGATCGGCCCATCAAACCTGGCAAAGGCTCGTTCGTGAACTGTGGCATGAGAAAG GAGGTGCAGATCGACAAGCAGCTTCAAGCCGGAGTCAGAGTCACCGTTCAGATGCAACCTGAGAATCCAG ACCGAAAAGTAAGAAAAGGAATTGTGGTCTCGCCGCAGCATCCAAGGACTGAAGATGCCATATACTGGGGGTACAGAGTGAGGCTGGCATCGTGCCTCA GTGCGGTTTTCACTGAATGCCCCTTCAAGGACGGCTATGACCTTACTATTGGAACCTCTGAACGAGGAAGCAGTGTGGAGGATGTGGCGCTGCCAGATTTCCG ACATGCTTTGGTTGTGTTTGGAGGACTTCGAGGACTGGAAGCCAGCGTGGACAGTGACCAGAACCTGGAAATAGAAGAACCTAGTATCTTATTCAACCATTACCTGAACACATGTCCAGGCCAGGGCAGCCGCACCATCAGAACAGAG GAAGCCATATTGATCTCACTCACCGCATTGAAACCCAGAATAGAAAGTGCAGTTCAGAAGATCAAAGATGGCTGA
- the ENDOG gene encoding endonuclease G, mitochondrial, with amino-acid sequence MRRSRSLLLSGASLAVGVALGAGLTSWKLKDEAAPKILYPPIVQAASEVLLPSPSGIARFGLPGLSQLKTRQSHVLSYDARLRGPAWVLEQLNGERLQGSANRQGCDFIEDESVHPYHQATNADYRGSGFDRGHLAAAANHRWSQKAMDETFILSNIYPQNPNLNQNAWNNLEKYCRGLTRSNKNVYVCTGPLFLPKREVDGKMYVKYQVIGANHVAVPTHFFKVVVLEKYNGEIELRPYVMPNCPVDEKIPLDRFLVPIESIERASGLLFVPNILKSSSNLKAITAGGK; translated from the exons ATGAGACGGTCACGCAGTCTTCTGCTCTCCGGGGCCTCCCTGGCAGTTGGAGTGGCACTTGGTGCAGGACTGACAAGCTGGAAACTAAAGGATGAGGCTGCTCCTAAAATCCTCTACCCTCCTATAGTCCAGGCAGCCTCTGAAGTGTTGCTGCCGTCTCCCTCTGGGATCGCCCGCTTTGGTCTGCCAGGGCTGAGTCAGCTCAAGACTCGGCAGTCCCATGTACTGAGCTACGACGCCAGGCTTCGGGGCCCAGCCTGGGTTTTGGAGCAGCTTAATGGTGAACGGTTACAGGGCAGCGCCAACCGCCAGGGCTGTGATTTCATAGAAGATGAGTCTGTGCACCCTTATCACCAGGCTACCAACGCAGACTACCGAGGAAGTGGTTTTGACCGGGGGCATCTGGCAGCTGCGGCCAATCACAGGTGGAGCCAGAAGGCAATGGATGAGACATTCATACTCAGCAACATTTACCCTCAG AATCCAAATCTTAATCAGAACGCCTGGAATAACCTGGAGAAATACTGCCGTGGCCTAACCAGGAGTAACAAGAACGTGTACGTGTGCACCGGGCCCCTCTTCCTCCCCAA AAGGGAAGTCGATGGGAAGATGTACGTGAAATACCAGGTCATTGGTGCAAACCACGTTGCCGTCCCCACGCACTTCTTCAAGGTGGTCGTCCTGGAGAAGTACAATGGAGAGATAGAACTGCGGCCCTATGTGATGCCGAACTGCCCTGTAGATGAGAAGATCCCCTTGGATCGCTTCTTAGTCCCGATAGAGAGCATTGAGCGAGCCTCGGGTCTACTTTTTGTTCCCAATATACTCAAGAGCTCAAGCAACTTGAAGGCCATCACGGCGGGAGGGAAGTGA